From Virgibacillus natechei, the proteins below share one genomic window:
- a CDS encoding spore coat protein — translation MLQDKDMVNDYLNGLNASLSSYAGYISEANNIELRQTLIELRDQDEIRQRTLYEYAVQKGHYQPAAPASEAAIQQVKSQLNQ, via the coding sequence ATGTTACAGGACAAAGATATGGTTAATGATTATCTAAATGGGTTAAATGCGAGTCTATCCAGCTATGCAGGCTATATTAGTGAAGCAAACAATATCGAACTCAGACAAACCCTGATTGAGTTAAGGGACCAGGATGAAATACGGCAACGTACGCTCTATGAATATGCCGTTCAAAAAGGGCATTATCAACCTGCAGCACCAGCTTCTGAAGCGGCTATTCAACAAGTGAAATCCCAGCTCAATCAATAA
- a CDS encoding fluoride efflux transporter FluC: protein MNILLLSMSGGLGAICRYLLGLAIMKKNPYPEIPIAMLTVNVIGSFGLGVFFGAFTTFSTFSMEAVELLREKKYRKALIYISISLIGSVITFSIGYLIGIWMAG, encoded by the coding sequence ATGAATATCCTTCTGTTATCAATGAGTGGTGGTTTGGGAGCCATTTGCCGTTATTTACTGGGGCTGGCGATAATGAAAAAGAATCCTTATCCTGAAATTCCCATCGCCATGCTCACCGTGAATGTTATCGGTTCTTTTGGATTGGGTGTTTTTTTTGGTGCGTTCACGACTTTTTCCACCTTTAGCATGGAAGCCGTGGAACTATTACGAGAGAAGAAATATAGAAAAGCACTGATTTATATATCCATTTCATTGATCGGAAGTGTCATCACATTTTCTATCGGTTATTTGATAGGTATTTGGATGGCTGGTTGA
- a CDS encoding DMT family transporter produces the protein MKINKIYIIIILVMFTWGMNVSAVKVLVENFMPITITSFRIFVAGLTAILFLIIAGIVRLPKKSEWGYIIGGAFLSVVFHHIFLASGLTKTSATNTGLILGMGPLLTVIFSMIFLKKKPTFIQIIGFLFGGLGISFTVLAGSGGFHSINLGDVYILLSIISQALSFILIKRASETMDPRLLTGYMLLIGSFFLFIISLWREPGGLASITDASVSGSVWGAFFFSAVLATGVGHMVYNHAIGQVGPAETSIFLNLTTFFSIIGAAIFLNESIILAHVIGLILIVSGVILGSGGLEAFIIQRKQKNNRKKFLKEAE, from the coding sequence TTGAAAATCAATAAAATATACATAATTATCATACTCGTCATGTTTACTTGGGGTATGAATGTTTCTGCGGTTAAGGTCCTCGTTGAAAATTTTATGCCTATAACCATTACTTCATTTCGGATTTTCGTAGCTGGCTTGACTGCAATTCTTTTTCTTATCATAGCAGGAATCGTACGATTACCGAAAAAATCGGAATGGGGTTACATCATTGGCGGGGCATTTTTAAGCGTTGTTTTCCATCATATTTTCTTAGCTAGTGGACTTACAAAAACATCAGCTACAAACACAGGGTTGATTTTAGGCATGGGGCCGCTTCTAACTGTGATATTCTCTATGATCTTTTTAAAAAAGAAACCGACATTTATCCAAATAATAGGCTTCCTATTTGGTGGATTAGGCATTAGTTTTACTGTACTAGCTGGAAGTGGTGGATTTCATTCGATTAATCTAGGTGATGTATATATTTTACTTTCTATCATTTCACAAGCTCTCAGTTTTATCTTAATCAAGCGGGCTTCCGAAACAATGGATCCACGGCTGCTTACAGGTTATATGCTACTGATCGGCTCATTTTTCCTTTTTATCATTAGTCTATGGAGAGAGCCAGGCGGTTTAGCCTCCATTACGGATGCATCGGTTTCAGGTTCAGTATGGGGTGCCTTTTTCTTCTCGGCAGTACTGGCAACCGGTGTCGGACATATGGTTTATAATCATGCTATTGGGCAAGTAGGTCCGGCAGAAACGTCTATCTTTCTTAACTTGACCACCTTTTTCTCCATTATTGGTGCTGCTATTTTTCTTAATGAATCGATTATCCTGGCACACGTGATAGGACTTATTCTTATCGTCTCTGGTGTCATCCTTGGTTCCGGCGGATTAGAAGCATTTATTATTCAGAGAAAACAAAAGAATAATAGGAAAAAGTTTTTGAAGGAAGCAGAGTGA
- the opp4C gene encoding oligopeptide ABC transporter permease, whose amino-acid sequence MQPNSQEPLSTQSEMEPNENQEKSKSPFQLAFRRFRKNKLAVISVFVLLFIITVCVLAPVFTDLDPERTDLLLIENSPSDEHILGTNGQGQDNFSRLLYGGRISLIVGFSAMFFTLSIGVVLGSLAGYYGGKVDSVIMRGADIMLMLPFLVLVLTIMAIIDEVTIPIFITIIAVTAWPNLTRIIRGTYLSLREQEFVLGARAIGATDFHIIFKHFIPNSAGPIIVNATLMMATYIIIESGLSFIGFGIPQPTPTWGNMISEAQNIRILREHPEAWIPPGLAILITVLSINFIGDGLRDAFDPKSKAR is encoded by the coding sequence ATGCAGCCGAATTCACAAGAACCACTCTCCACACAATCAGAAATGGAGCCAAATGAGAACCAAGAAAAAAGCAAAAGCCCATTTCAATTGGCTTTTCGTCGGTTTAGGAAAAATAAATTGGCCGTCATAAGTGTGTTCGTCCTACTGTTCATCATCACGGTTTGTGTGCTTGCTCCAGTATTTACCGATCTGGATCCCGAGCGGACAGATCTATTATTAATTGAAAATAGCCCGAGTGATGAACATATATTGGGGACAAACGGACAAGGCCAAGATAACTTTTCAAGATTGTTATATGGTGGCCGTATTTCATTGATCGTAGGTTTTAGTGCAATGTTTTTCACACTTTCGATCGGTGTTGTGTTAGGATCTCTTGCTGGTTACTATGGTGGCAAGGTTGACAGCGTCATTATGCGCGGGGCAGATATTATGCTTATGCTACCATTTCTCGTACTTGTTCTGACAATCATGGCTATCATAGATGAAGTTACAATACCAATATTTATCACCATCATTGCAGTAACGGCATGGCCAAACTTAACACGAATTATTCGGGGAACCTATTTATCACTGCGAGAACAAGAATTTGTCCTTGGAGCACGTGCAATTGGCGCAACCGATTTCCACATTATATTTAAGCACTTTATACCAAATTCAGCCGGACCGATTATTGTTAATGCTACCCTAATGATGGCGACCTATATTATCATTGAATCAGGCCTAAGCTTTATCGGATTCGGTATTCCACAGCCAACCCCAACATGGGGGAACATGATCTCAGAAGCACAGAATATCCGAATTCTTCGTGAACACCCAGAAGCGTGGATTCCGCCAGGGCTTGCCATTTTAATTACCGTTTTATCCATAAATTTCATTGGCGACGGGCTTCGCGATGCCTTTGACCCTAAAAGTAAAGCACGCTAG
- a CDS encoding DUF6944 family repetitive protein, translating to MDDQSIAIFGAWTIAIGTTISAVADTPSKSIDPDFLTHLNTWGNVLQASGSALIADTQVHPSLDKFGNQMEATGNLTNVAAFLIDVSEEAQLALNSKGDLLQAVGGSISLADTLNETPTEENFYNIYGSLLEIIGNSMQSIASIKELRGIGGQLVNTIGSWIQAIGATITAIGATKYS from the coding sequence TTGGACGATCAATCTATAGCTATTTTTGGAGCCTGGACGATAGCCATTGGTACAACAATTTCCGCAGTAGCAGACACCCCTTCTAAGTCAATTGATCCAGACTTCCTCACCCATCTGAATACATGGGGGAATGTTTTACAAGCTTCTGGTTCAGCTTTGATTGCTGATACTCAAGTACATCCCTCATTGGATAAGTTTGGAAATCAAATGGAAGCGACAGGTAATTTAACAAATGTTGCAGCTTTTTTAATTGACGTTAGCGAAGAAGCCCAATTAGCGTTGAATAGTAAAGGAGATCTTCTTCAAGCAGTTGGTGGTAGCATTTCCTTAGCAGATACGTTAAATGAAACACCTACAGAAGAAAATTTTTATAACATCTATGGAAGTCTACTTGAAATCATTGGAAATTCCATGCAATCAATAGCAAGCATAAAAGAACTTAGAGGTATCGGAGGTCAGCTGGTCAACACGATCGGGTCTTGGATTCAGGCGATTGGTGCGACCATTACCGCCATAGGTGCAACTAAATACAGTTAA
- a CDS encoding peptide-binding protein has translation MLRRKWLFLLIALLSLGLLLAACSDDTSSGDPQEDTEEDTETDETEDTETDEPAEEEATGEPQMGGTLTGAMDTAPAGVFNPIFYEEAYEANILDFTHEALVSQNEELEFEPNLASDWEINDDQTEITLTLEEGVTWHDGEAFTAEDVVYTFQAIASPGYIEAGGVRTDYVVRLQGYEEFNNGDTEAFEGVVAEDDHTVTFHFAEPNVTILKDVSFPIIPEHVFGEVAIDEIPEHPATLNAGEVVGTGPFEFTEALDREQYVLDKNADYWKGEPYLDQVVWRIVEQSVMLGLLESGEIDFVADPTGVPPADFETVDNLDHVEIIEQPDFGYQLMGFKMNHRTDADVESGAIDPDNWEPNEDMSEQLVRQAMAYAVDREALVDNLLHGHGSVINAPIAQQFWAYDEGAVTPYEYDPEQAGSLLDEAGYVDTNDDGYRETPDGEEWIVNLNYPTGNQLREDAAPILAQFLEDVGIQIDLRQPKEMTAYVEDLTNDNTDWDLYLIGWSLGSGDPDPSGLWGSSAAYNFSRWNNPESDELMLEAMQDPEGFDQDYRADRYSEWQSVFSEDLPALLLFAQNSIYGFNERLNDVNPMPYSFNNEPELWWVSE, from the coding sequence ATGTTAAGAAGGAAATGGTTATTTTTATTAATTGCTCTACTTTCACTCGGCCTACTATTAGCTGCCTGTTCCGACGACACATCATCTGGAGATCCTCAAGAAGACACGGAAGAAGATACGGAAACAGACGAAACGGAAGACACGGAAACGGATGAACCTGCTGAAGAGGAAGCCACAGGTGAGCCACAAATGGGTGGTACCTTGACTGGTGCAATGGACACAGCTCCTGCTGGCGTGTTTAATCCCATTTTTTATGAAGAAGCTTATGAAGCTAACATCTTAGATTTCACTCATGAAGCACTTGTCAGTCAGAATGAAGAATTAGAATTTGAACCAAATCTAGCAAGTGATTGGGAAATTAATGACGATCAAACGGAGATCACATTAACACTTGAAGAGGGTGTTACATGGCATGACGGCGAAGCCTTTACGGCTGAAGACGTTGTATATACCTTCCAAGCAATTGCCAGCCCTGGCTATATTGAAGCGGGTGGGGTTCGTACAGATTATGTTGTAAGACTGCAAGGCTATGAGGAATTCAATAACGGGGATACAGAAGCGTTCGAAGGTGTAGTCGCCGAAGATGATCATACTGTTACCTTTCATTTTGCCGAGCCTAACGTAACGATTTTAAAAGATGTCTCGTTCCCAATTATTCCGGAACACGTCTTTGGAGAAGTTGCGATAGACGAAATACCTGAACATCCAGCAACACTTAATGCGGGAGAAGTTGTCGGAACTGGGCCTTTTGAGTTCACAGAAGCGCTTGACCGCGAGCAATACGTGCTTGATAAAAATGCCGATTATTGGAAAGGTGAACCATACCTTGATCAGGTAGTCTGGCGTATTGTAGAACAATCCGTCATGCTTGGTTTGCTTGAAAGTGGTGAAATTGACTTTGTAGCTGATCCAACTGGTGTACCTCCAGCAGACTTTGAAACCGTTGATAATCTCGATCATGTTGAGATCATCGAACAACCCGATTTCGGCTATCAACTTATGGGCTTTAAAATGAACCACCGTACAGATGCTGATGTTGAAAGCGGAGCAATTGATCCCGATAATTGGGAACCGAATGAGGATATGAGTGAACAACTAGTACGCCAAGCGATGGCATATGCAGTTGACCGTGAGGCGTTAGTCGATAACCTATTACACGGACATGGTTCTGTTATTAATGCTCCGATCGCTCAACAATTCTGGGCATATGATGAGGGTGCCGTCACACCTTATGAATACGACCCTGAACAAGCAGGATCATTGCTTGATGAAGCAGGTTATGTCGATACAAATGATGACGGTTATAGAGAAACACCTGACGGGGAAGAATGGATCGTTAACTTAAACTACCCAACAGGTAACCAATTACGTGAAGATGCTGCACCGATTCTTGCACAATTCCTTGAAGATGTTGGAATCCAAATTGATTTGCGTCAACCGAAGGAAATGACAGCCTATGTTGAAGACTTAACAAATGATAATACGGATTGGGACCTTTACTTGATTGGTTGGAGCTTAGGAAGTGGCGACCCTGATCCATCTGGTTTATGGGGTTCTTCAGCAGCTTACAACTTCTCACGTTGGAACAATCCGGAATCCGATGAATTAATGTTGGAGGCTATGCAAGATCCAGAAGGTTTTGACCAGGATTATCGTGCAGATAGATACAGTGAGTGGCAGTCTGTTTTCTCAGAGGACTTACCTGCTCTTCTCTTATTCGCACAAAACTCAATTTACGGCTTCAATGAGCGATTAAACGACGTTAATCCAATGCCATATTCGTTTAATAACGAACCTGAATTATGGTGGGTATCCGAGTAA
- a CDS encoding redoxin domain-containing protein: MKKTVILIVLIGMFGWAIYDHQSDNRTSPTGLEDETSEESIGLEEGDIAPDFELQNMSGERVQLSDYRGERVMLNFWATWCPPCRAEMPDMEEFHNHTDIVILAVNLTETESNIQQIEDFVEAFDLTFPILLDEEAEVASTYAIQPVPTTFMIDSNGIINDKSLGPLNYEMMVQEYEDMH; the protein is encoded by the coding sequence ATGAAGAAAACGGTAATCTTAATCGTTCTTATTGGGATGTTTGGTTGGGCTATTTACGATCATCAATCGGATAATAGAACAAGTCCAACTGGTTTGGAGGATGAAACATCAGAGGAATCTATTGGGCTGGAAGAGGGAGATATTGCTCCTGACTTTGAACTTCAAAACATGAGTGGGGAGCGTGTACAACTATCAGATTATCGTGGGGAACGCGTTATGTTGAATTTCTGGGCTACATGGTGTCCGCCTTGCCGTGCGGAAATGCCCGATATGGAAGAGTTCCATAACCATACAGATATCGTTATCCTGGCGGTCAATTTGACGGAAACTGAGTCAAATATACAGCAAATAGAAGATTTTGTAGAAGCGTTTGACTTAACCTTTCCTATTTTACTAGATGAAGAAGCTGAAGTTGCTAGTACTTATGCCATTCAGCCTGTTCCAACTACCTTTATGATCGATTCCAATGGGATTATTAACGATAAATCACTGGGCCCATTAAATTATGAAATGATGGTACAGGAATATGAAGATATGCATTAG
- a CDS encoding spore germination protein has protein sequence MGKEGTQVPISKKFEKNIEYLQKELRIEKNFDVVHQKLDHGGRKIGMFFVDGFADDVSLIEVLKSLNLLKDNELDNNPIETLTQTIMPHQEIETSEDLEEVIGQLLAGHIAFIVEGSTTAILVDAREYPARSPEEPDLERVVRGPRDGFVETLVFNAALIRRRIRDRSLIMEYLQVGQRSKTDIALAYIDSIADQELVERIRERIEVINTDGLSMGEKTLEEFIFGKNLNPYPMIRYTERGDTSGVHLMEGHILIVVDGSPSVMICPTTYWHHLEHAEEYRQKPVIGAALRWIRFMAVFASLFLLPLWYLAATNPSILDGRWAFVGPDEIGEISLFWQIFIAEIGVEMLRMSAIHTPNALATALGVVAAILIGDIAVEAGLFSVEVVLYLAAAVVGSYATPSYELALANRFFRVAFLIIAAIFGVYGFVLAVTLWLILLVSTKTLNTPFMWPLLPFSPKEFLEVLVRSPIPLKDRRPSVLNTKDETSQ, from the coding sequence ATGGGTAAAGAGGGCACACAGGTCCCTATTTCAAAAAAATTCGAGAAGAATATAGAATACTTACAAAAAGAACTGCGAATCGAAAAGAACTTTGATGTCGTTCATCAAAAACTGGATCATGGCGGCCGTAAGATTGGTATGTTTTTCGTGGATGGGTTTGCTGATGATGTATCCCTAATTGAAGTTTTAAAAAGCCTTAACCTGTTAAAAGATAATGAATTAGACAACAATCCGATTGAAACGTTGACACAAACGATTATGCCTCATCAAGAAATCGAAACATCTGAGGATTTAGAAGAAGTGATAGGTCAACTCTTAGCAGGTCATATTGCTTTTATTGTGGAAGGTTCAACAACAGCCATTTTAGTGGATGCGAGGGAGTACCCCGCACGTTCACCAGAGGAACCCGATTTGGAAAGGGTTGTCCGTGGTCCGCGTGATGGATTTGTAGAGACATTGGTTTTTAATGCTGCTTTAATTAGAAGACGGATTCGGGATCGTTCATTAATTATGGAATACCTCCAAGTTGGACAACGATCTAAAACAGATATTGCACTTGCGTATATAGATAGTATAGCCGACCAGGAATTAGTAGAGCGGATTAGAGAGCGAATTGAAGTAATTAATACGGATGGACTGTCAATGGGGGAGAAAACACTTGAGGAGTTTATTTTCGGTAAAAATTTAAATCCTTATCCAATGATTCGTTACACGGAGCGAGGGGATACCTCAGGTGTACACTTGATGGAGGGACACATTCTCATTGTTGTCGATGGGTCACCGAGTGTAATGATTTGTCCGACCACCTATTGGCATCATTTGGAGCATGCAGAAGAATACAGGCAAAAGCCAGTCATAGGTGCCGCCTTACGTTGGATACGATTTATGGCTGTGTTTGCCTCATTATTTTTACTTCCCTTATGGTATCTAGCGGCTACCAATCCTTCTATCTTAGATGGACGTTGGGCTTTCGTAGGCCCAGATGAAATTGGAGAGATATCACTTTTCTGGCAAATTTTTATTGCTGAAATAGGTGTGGAAATGCTACGTATGTCTGCCATACATACCCCTAATGCATTGGCTACAGCACTTGGTGTCGTGGCCGCGATATTAATCGGTGATATTGCAGTTGAAGCTGGTCTGTTTTCGGTTGAAGTCGTGCTTTATTTGGCAGCAGCCGTTGTTGGAAGCTACGCAACGCCCAGCTATGAATTAGCTTTAGCTAACCGTTTTTTCAGGGTAGCCTTTCTCATTATAGCTGCGATATTTGGCGTATATGGATTTGTGCTTGCTGTCACGTTGTGGCTTATATTACTTGTTTCAACAAAAACGTTAAATACACCATTTATGTGGCCGCTCCTTCCGTTTAGCCCTAAAGAGTTTTTAGAAGTGCTAGTCCGATCACCAATTCCATTGAAAGACAGACGACCTAGTGTTTTAAACACAAAGGATGAGACAAGTCAGTAA
- a CDS encoding ABC transporter permease — MYKYIIRRILVFIPMLFCLTVIVFGLALAAPGDALTGQSLSDPNVDPEVYEQQREELGLNDPVPVQYWRWISSAAQGDFGDSLVFNGRTVAELIEARFANTLYLGIFSLGITIVVGIPIGIYSARRPYSLLDYGATGFGFLGLAIPNFFFGLIAIYVLSIHLGWFPAQGTLSGPGATGFEAFKDRIHHLILPGVTLGLAGTATYMRYMRSEVLDVLGSDYIRTARAKGMTDRNVLYKHTLRNALIPIITLMGFEVGVLISGAVITEQVFQYPGIGSLFLSSVTNRDFPVVMAIALILGILILVGNLLADIFYSIIDPRIRYD, encoded by the coding sequence ATGTACAAATATATAATACGCCGTATACTTGTTTTTATTCCGATGCTTTTTTGCTTAACCGTTATTGTCTTCGGACTTGCGCTAGCAGCACCAGGCGATGCTTTAACTGGACAATCACTCTCTGACCCCAATGTCGATCCCGAAGTGTACGAGCAACAACGAGAAGAATTAGGCTTAAACGATCCTGTACCCGTTCAATATTGGCGCTGGATCAGTTCTGCTGCGCAAGGCGATTTTGGGGATTCATTGGTTTTTAACGGGCGCACGGTAGCTGAATTAATCGAGGCACGATTTGCAAACACGCTTTATTTAGGTATCTTTTCATTAGGTATTACAATTGTGGTTGGGATTCCAATTGGTATTTATTCAGCAAGAAGACCGTATTCACTGCTTGATTATGGGGCAACAGGATTTGGCTTTCTCGGACTTGCGATTCCCAATTTTTTCTTCGGATTAATTGCTATATATGTTCTATCGATTCATTTAGGTTGGTTCCCGGCACAAGGCACACTTTCAGGTCCAGGTGCCACTGGTTTTGAGGCATTTAAAGATCGTATACACCACCTAATACTACCTGGCGTTACACTTGGTTTGGCCGGCACTGCAACCTATATGCGTTACATGCGATCAGAAGTACTCGATGTTCTTGGTAGTGACTATATCCGTACAGCAAGAGCAAAAGGGATGACGGATCGTAACGTTCTCTATAAGCACACACTCCGCAATGCGCTTATTCCAATTATTACGTTAATGGGATTTGAAGTAGGGGTTTTAATTAGCGGTGCGGTTATTACGGAACAGGTCTTTCAATATCCTGGTATTGGATCGTTGTTTTTAAGTTCGGTCACAAATCGTGACTTTCCAGTAGTAATGGCAATTGCCTTGATACTTGGAATACTCATCCTTGTAGGTAATCTACTGGCCGATATCTTTTACAGTATTATCGATCCAAGAATTCGATACGATTGA
- a CDS encoding metal-sensitive transcriptional regulator translates to MEYDEKVMNRMKRAEGQVKGVLKMMEEGKDCKDVISQLSAAKNALDRTSAVIVSKNLEQAVREDQENGGNTEDIINEAVQLLVKSR, encoded by the coding sequence GTGGAATATGATGAAAAAGTAATGAATCGAATGAAGCGTGCTGAAGGGCAAGTTAAAGGTGTATTAAAGATGATGGAAGAAGGCAAGGATTGTAAAGATGTAATTAGCCAGTTGTCCGCTGCAAAAAATGCATTGGATCGAACGTCGGCAGTAATTGTCAGCAAGAATTTAGAACAAGCTGTCCGTGAAGACCAAGAAAATGGAGGCAATACGGAGGATATCATTAATGAAGCCGTCCAATTGCTTGTCAAAAGTCGATAG
- a CDS encoding ABC transporter permease, producing MSFLTLLITLIFVLIPLFLSKTFNLGLERDTIIATIRSIIQLLAVGYILQFVFDAEHIIYMLLMIVVMIGAATQNARKKGITIKGITWKLVATFTFVEVLTQSILLGLQITPPTAQYIIPISGMVIGNSMVLSILFLNRFTSELDSRQGETELILSLGGTPKQAIHKQLITSIQASTIPTIESQKTIGLVQLPGMMSGQIIAGADPVQAVLFQLLILFLLLTTAVVTSIMLGFLSYPTLFNQRMQFLEEQLEDLQK from the coding sequence ATGAGTTTTCTCACTTTATTAATTACACTTATATTCGTTCTCATCCCACTTTTTTTATCGAAAACATTTAATTTAGGCTTGGAAAGAGACACGATCATCGCTACCATACGTTCCATTATTCAATTGTTAGCTGTTGGGTATATTCTACAATTCGTATTTGACGCTGAACATATCATTTACATGTTATTAATGATCGTAGTGATGATTGGCGCCGCCACACAAAATGCAAGAAAAAAAGGAATCACTATTAAAGGGATCACATGGAAACTCGTGGCTACTTTCACTTTTGTTGAAGTATTGACCCAAAGTATCTTACTTGGATTACAGATTACACCACCAACGGCTCAATATATTATCCCAATTAGTGGGATGGTCATTGGAAATTCAATGGTGCTGTCGATCCTGTTCCTAAATCGGTTCACATCCGAACTGGATTCTCGTCAAGGTGAGACGGAACTTATCCTATCGCTCGGTGGAACACCAAAACAAGCCATACATAAACAGCTTATCACGTCCATTCAAGCAAGTACGATTCCAACAATCGAAAGTCAGAAAACAATCGGTCTTGTTCAATTACCGGGCATGATGAGTGGGCAAATCATCGCAGGAGCAGACCCGGTTCAAGCGGTCCTATTTCAATTGCTTATCCTTTTCCTCCTTTTAACAACCGCTGTTGTCACAAGTATCATGCTTGGATTTTTATCCTATCCAACACTCTTTAATCAGCGTATGCAGTTTTTGGAGGAACAACTGGAGGATCTGCAGAAATGA
- a CDS encoding fluoride efflux transporter FluC, whose protein sequence is MKDSISHIVAIGIGGALGTLSRHLINYYTLFTAYPIGTVIENIVGTFLLGGLTGWFIYRNVRPWLKAGMGVGFCGGFTTMSTLAADTIFLTQTNSIFAPFIYVVSSLFGGIIFAFFGYFLGSKLSKRTSQQKSLKSFDV, encoded by the coding sequence TTGAAAGATTCAATCAGTCATATAGTAGCTATCGGTATAGGCGGGGCCTTGGGAACATTGTCTAGGCACCTGATCAATTACTACACGCTCTTTACGGCCTATCCTATTGGAACTGTAATAGAAAACATTGTAGGTACTTTCTTATTAGGCGGATTAACTGGTTGGTTTATTTATCGAAATGTAAGACCTTGGTTAAAAGCGGGAATGGGTGTTGGATTCTGCGGAGGATTCACAACGATGTCGACACTTGCAGCTGATACGATTTTTTTAACGCAAACGAACAGTATATTCGCCCCTTTTATTTATGTGGTTTCATCCCTATTTGGAGGAATTATTTTTGCTTTTTTCGGGTATTTCCTTGGTTCGAAATTAAGTAAACGGACTTCTCAGCAGAAATCATTAAAATCCTTTGACGTATAA
- a CDS encoding ABC transporter ATP-binding protein: MTTSYQAAVQFNQVDYSAGGVHILKDITGSFPEGKITTLVGPSGAGKTTLFKLCNGLKSPDAGEIYIKDTNIESYEPVELRRHVGIALQDATMISGSVMQNLAMPLALQGKQLPDENAKEFLRLVGLDEGFLYRNSKDLSGGQRQKLSIARTLVNRPEVLLLDEITSSLDRVSQQDIESLIRKINQKYGTTIIWITHNLQQALTIGEYTWVMMDGEVVETGKSELLNAPQNERVEHFVRGQVE; encoded by the coding sequence ATGACAACAAGCTATCAGGCAGCCGTTCAATTTAATCAAGTGGATTATTCCGCTGGCGGTGTACATATTTTAAAAGACATAACAGGCTCGTTTCCAGAAGGCAAAATCACAACATTAGTCGGCCCTTCCGGAGCTGGTAAAACGACTTTATTTAAATTATGCAATGGACTCAAATCGCCGGATGCAGGAGAAATTTATATAAAAGATACCAATATCGAGAGTTATGAACCGGTGGAGCTACGCAGACATGTTGGAATTGCATTACAGGACGCAACAATGATCAGCGGTAGTGTGATGCAAAACCTAGCCATGCCTTTAGCGTTACAAGGAAAACAATTACCTGACGAAAATGCAAAAGAATTCTTAAGGCTGGTAGGGTTGGACGAAGGTTTTTTGTACCGAAATTCCAAAGATTTATCGGGTGGACAGCGTCAAAAACTGTCTATTGCTCGTACACTCGTAAATCGGCCAGAGGTTCTATTGCTTGATGAAATAACGTCTTCACTGGATCGTGTTTCCCAGCAGGATATTGAATCGCTTATTCGAAAAATCAATCAGAAATACGGAACCACCATTATATGGATTACACATAACCTGCAGCAAGCATTAACAATTGGAGAATACACGTGGGTTATGATGGATGGAGAAGTTGTAGAGACTGGAAAAAGTGAATTATTGAATGCTCCACAAAATGAAAGAGTCGAACATTTTGTAAGGGGGCAAGTAGAATGA